One Candidatus Methylomirabilota bacterium DNA segment encodes these proteins:
- a CDS encoding FtsQ-type POTRA domain-containing protein gives MFSVLLVVLGWLVWQQVPHSIPMRYFRINGLIVEGNRRVPAAAIIESLGLASDASILEIDLRALAAAVLRNPWIKTARVSRRLPATLQVHVSERVPHAVVVADRAYLVSEDGLILQEASSAEMSDLPLLRLYADHPLGMGERIDPVRVEQGIRLWQRFHEGALGPDVQAREIQLKGDGSYTVLLGPGLPYLYFGEEDGVQRQLDRLARVLETRRATLRELEYADFRFADKVIVKPLSKGSV, from the coding sequence ATCTTCTCTGTATTGCTGGTCGTGCTGGGATGGCTGGTCTGGCAGCAGGTTCCACACTCCATACCCATGCGCTATTTTCGAATCAATGGTCTCATCGTTGAAGGCAACCGCCGGGTACCTGCGGCGGCGATCATTGAGAGCTTGGGCCTGGCGTCTGATGCGAGCATTCTGGAGATCGATTTGCGGGCGCTCGCGGCGGCCGTCTTGCGTAATCCCTGGATCAAAACGGCCAGGGTGAGCAGGCGCCTTCCGGCAACCTTGCAGGTTCACGTATCGGAGCGCGTGCCACACGCCGTTGTGGTAGCCGATCGCGCCTACCTTGTCAGTGAGGATGGGCTGATCCTGCAGGAGGCGTCATCGGCGGAGATGTCGGACCTTCCGCTTCTAAGGCTTTACGCCGACCACCCGCTCGGGATGGGAGAGCGGATTGATCCCGTTCGCGTCGAACAGGGGATACGTCTGTGGCAGCGGTTTCATGAGGGCGCCTTGGGACCGGATGTGCAGGCGAGGGAGATCCAATTGAAAGGCGACGGGAGCTACACCGTCCTGCTGGGCCCGGGGTTGCCGTACCTGTATTTTGGAGAGGAAGATGGCGTGCAGCGGCAGTTAGATCGATTGGCGCGGGTACTTGAGACACGTAGGGCCACCCTGCGCGAGTTGGAATATGCCGATTTCCGGTTTGCCGATAAGGTGATCGTGAAGCCGCTTTCAAAGGGGAGCGTATGA